The genome window CCCTTTGAGCAGATTGTAACTCACTGATGCGTTTAGGAGAAGAAACCACAAGATTAACGGCGGAAGTAAGATGTGAAAAGAATTGCCAAATGCAAGGCATCTCCTTGGCTGCTGCCACTAATGCTAGTTGTGGTCGATGAGCAAAACAATGAACATAATATGCATATGGACAATCTTTGAGAAATAATGCTTGAAGTCCATTCCAAGCACCCCGCATATTACTAGCACCATCATACCCTTGACCACGCATCATGTGAACATGGAGATTATACCTTGCAAAAAAATTAGAAAGCTCAACGTAACGCTataattcataaaataaaaattggtgACAAGAAGCTATTTAAATCAATAACATGGAGATTATACCTTATAAGAATATtagaaatttctttttttagcgTAACTGCTGCAGTATCACTAACACCCACAACATCAAAGAAACGCTCAATTAGAATGCCCTCGCGATTAACAAATCTTAACACAATGGCCATTTGCTCTCTTTTAGATTCATCTTGTGCTTCATCAACAAGAATACAAAAACTTGCATCCCCAATTTCCTCACGAATCATCATTCTCACTTTGTTAGCAAGAATGTTCAAGATTTCCTTCTGTATTTGTGGACTAGTATATTTGGCATTTTGAGGGGCATTATCCAATACAACCTTTGCAATGTCATCATTTAAGGTAGCCATCATCTGTAgcatttcaataaaatttcctcGATTTAATGACTGACGGGATTCATCATGGCCTCTAAAAGCACATCCCTGAAATGCAAGCCAACGAATACTCTGAATTGTTGTCTTTAGGCGCAACCTATTCTTCATGACATCTTCTTTTGATTGTGCATTGATTGCCTTGTCAATATGTTGAGTTGGTTTCATTAAATCCTGGACACATCTCACACAATTGTTATGTGATGAGGATACACTCCCAACATGAACAAGAAATGCACATTTTTCACCGTTATTAACTCTCTTCCAATTGTTGAACCCTTCATTAACTAAAGCAGAGCTACTTTTAGTCTCAATGATGAAACACGGAAAACAATATGCTTTATCCTTAGAAGGAGAATACTCCAACCATGGAAATTGTTTGTACCAAGCATATTGAAATCGACGATGCTGGTCCCTAACTTCTGTCCCAAGATACTCAGAAAGTTTTGGTTGAAAAGGCCCTGCTTTTAGATATCTCCGTCTGATCTCATCTCATTGATTAACTGGATAATCACTAATTGGGATACGCAAGCCTGGATCTCGTTCAAAAGAAAAGGTGTCTGAAATGTGCACATTAGGAATTGAGCTTTCAACTACCACGGTTTCAGAAGCCTGCACATTAGGAATTGAAGTTTGTGCTACCTCAGTTTGTTGATCATCATTAATaccatctttctttttaaagaaggaaaaaagagtttTCACTCTTTTAGTTGATGGTTGCTGATGAGACATTATGTTTATAACCTAAGTAAACAAAACAACtttaacaatcaatttaaatgCAATGACATGTCACCCACATGCCTGGGATtaacaaaaaatcaattaaatgaaatttaaaTGCAATGGCATGTCACCCACATGCCTGGGATTAACAAAAAATCTAACCTTGATAGTAATAGGTTGATTTCTCCGCTGACAACTTCGATAAACAAATGAACTTTCTACAATaacaaaataatcaattatcaatAGCTATCTCCATTCTAAccaaagaaacacaaaatagTAGAGGGAATGATTTCATATATTAATATACAGAACTATAAAagaattacaatttacaaaaaaTAGGGAATCTAAAGTGAATAAATCAAACCCAGTATGCGAGTCTGGGTCTGGGTTTGGGAGGATTTGAGCAGAAACCTTGACTTTGTGAATCTAAAGCGAAGAAATCAAACCTAGTATTAGCTACGGCATACGGCGCTTGATAGAACGACTGAACGACAAAAACTGGACAGAAACCCTGCCTTTGTGAATCTTAGCTTCGGTGCTTGATAGAAGATTAGAAAGAGATTCTAAAAAATTGGGCTTACAAAGAGTTTCTTGTATGTTGTGGACCTGATTTTTTAATTCTTTGTATTAGGTCATAATAAGATTAGGCCTTGGGctattgaataaagaaatggGCCTCTAAGATGGCCTTCTTCAATTCTTAGTATTATATTATACTTAGAAACTTCAATATAACTAATACAAGTAAAAGTATATGTGTATCGGTATAACTAATATATGaataagtgtattttttttttaaaaaaaaatttggggggGCCTACAGCCCAGTGCAGCCCCCCCTACCTCCGCCCCTGTCCATGAGACAATATTATTAAAGTGGGTAGGATTGAAATTTTAAACATCTGGAGCCGGCCCTACATCATAGTTCGGACACTCGAGAAATCTACGGTTGATTGATAAAATTAAAAGGGATATTTTACAGTTCACTTGAAGAATCTAATTGTTATTCAAAACCGGATTTATACACACGTATCCAACCTTCTATGACCAACACGTGTACTGTACCCTCATCCCATGCATCACAACATGTGTCCGGCCCTCTGTTTGCTTAT of Tripterygium wilfordii isolate XIE 37 chromosome 13, ASM1340144v1, whole genome shotgun sequence contains these proteins:
- the LOC120012541 gene encoding zinc finger MYM-type protein 1-like, which translates into the protein MTYAYQNIKGESSFVYRSCQRRNQPITIKVINIMSHQQPSTKRVKTLFSFFKKKDGINDDQQTEVAQTSIPNVQASETVIRRRYLKAGPFQPKLSEYLGTEVRDQHRRFQYAWYKQFPWLEYSPSKDKAYCFPCFIIETKSSSALVNEGFNNWKRVNNGEKCAFLVHVGSVSSSHNNCVRCVQDLMKPTQHIDKAINAQSKEDVMKNRLRLKTTIQSIRWLAFQGCAFRGHDESRQSLNRGNFIEMLQMMATLNDDIAKVVLDNAPQNAKYTSPQIQKEILNILANKVRMMIREEIGDASFCILVDEAQDESKREQMAIVLRFVNREGILIERFFDVVGVSDTAAVTLKKEISNILIRYNLHVHMMRGQGYDGASNMRGAWNGLQALFLKDCPYAYYVHCFAHRPQLALVAAAKEMPCIWQFFSHLTSAVNLVVSSPKRISELQSAQRDEIALMLANGERQSGRGANQMSSLQRAGATRWSSHYDSVRSLIEMYGASCKVLENLSKNGAFGSIRGEASGVYAAITTFEFIFVLHLIDKIMGITDVLCQALQRKSLDILNALRLISTTKTLLLKLRKDGWDTFFERVKLFCCQHDIDIPDMGGRYRVRRSCQRQDPITVEHHYHFDVFNEVIDFQLTELNSRFNEKTIELLTLSSALDPSDSFKAFNIEDICNLASKFYPQDFSSQEIHALRCELEHYQYDVILDCEFQTVSTLFELCRKLVISRKSQNYYLTERLIRLVLTLPVSTASTE